A window of Clostridium taeniosporum genomic DNA:
TTTTTCTTTATTATGGGAATAGTTATTAATTATTCATACTATAATACTTCATATGCATCACAACATAATATAAGAATAATAAAAAATAATTCATATGAGACTGTTGGTTCTTATAATGGAAAAAAAGTGATTTTGAAAAATTTTAAAAAAGAAATAAATGTAGGAGATAAATTTAATGTAAATGGAAAATTTAAAGATAATTCTATAAAAGAAAAAGGAATAGTGGGTACTTTATTTATAACTAAAGTAAATAAACAAAACAATGATATTATAAGTAATTTATATTATTTAAAAAATAAAGTTTATAAGATGCTAGAAGAGAATGTTGGTAAAAGAAAAGCAGGATTAATATCATCAATTGCTTTTGGATATTCTGATTATTTAGATTATGACGATAAAGATAATATGAAAAATTTTGGAATAATACATGCAATTAGTGTTTCAGGATTACATGTTGCCATAGTATATAGTGTTTTAAAAAGATTTTTAGGAGTAAAATTAGGGTTATTATTTAGTATAGTATATGTTTTATTTACTGGTGGAAATTATTCTAGTATTAGAGCCTTTTTAATGTTAAGTACATTGGAATTAAGTCATTTAGTAAAAAGAAACAATAACTCTCTTTCGGCATTAAGTGTATCAGGAATAATACTTTTATTAATTAGACCTTATGCTGTTTTTGAAGTTTCATTTCAATTATCGTATTTGGCAACACTAGGTATAATTTTATATAATAAAAAGTTTAATTATAGATTTTATAAATTACCTAGTATATTAAGGAATACTTTAAGTATAAGCTTATCAGCTCAAATATTTACTTTTCCATATTTAGTTTTAGTTTTTAAAGATGTATCTATTAACTTTGTATTAGGAAATTTATTTTTACTACCATTAATTAATCTAATGGTAATATGTGGGAATACTTTACCTATCACATGTTTTATTCCTAGTTTATTTGATTTTTGTAGTTATATTAATTTAATTATATTAAGATGGTTTGATTGGACTATAGATAAAATTGAATATTATTCATTACCTATAATTAATTGTAATGAATATATAGCTATATTTTATATGAGTATTTTAATTAGTTTGTATTTTATAAAAAATAATCAAAAGAAATTTATTTACTTTCCGATTTTATTTATATTAGTTATAGGTATTAAATTATATAGTCCTATGCCTGAAATACAATATTATAATGAAGGAGCTTTTTTAATTACTTATAAAGGTGATAGGGTACTTTTAGTAGAGAAAAATAATATAGATATAAAAAGATTAAAGAATATTACTCTTACAAATAAAGTATATCGTGATAATTGTATTATAAATATAGGGAATAAAGCTAAAATAAGAAAATATAAAAATAGTTATGTATTAAAAGTTAATAATAAAAATTATATGCTTAAAACTAATAATAAAAAAGTTAATTTTAAAGATTATGTTATAATAAATTTTAGTGACAATAATATAAATAAAGTTATATTATTTAAAGATAAAGTGTTATTTTAGATGTGTAATAAAGGAAGAGGGATTTTGTTTTGATTAATTATGAAGTTTTTGAAAGAGAAATTGAAAAAGGAACTATAAGAAATTCATATATATTTTGTGGATTAGATGAAGAAATAATAAAAGACTCTATAAATTCAATACTTAATAAAACAATAAGTAATGATAAAGATAATCTTAATTTGATAAAAATAGATGGTATGAAAACAAATTTTGATGATATTATGAATGCATGTGAAACTTTTCCTTTAATGAGTGAGAAGAAAGTTGTAATTGTATATAGAGCTAACTTTTTAAAAGATAAGAGTGATGAAGCTTCTAATAAACTTTATAAAAAAATATTAGAATATGCCTCTGATATGCCACCATATACTATTTTAATAATGTACTATTTATTTAATGATAAAAGAGAAAAACCAAATAAAAATAAAAAATTGAATTCATTAGATAAATTAATTAATGTAGTATATTGTGATAAGTTAAGAAGGGATACTTATATAAAAAAAATAAATGATATATTTAAATTGAAAAAAAAGAATATAGGAAGAATAGAACTTATGTATTTTGCAGAAAAGGTGCAAAATAACTTTGACATAATAAAAAGAGAAGTTGACAAATTAATTTCTTATACGAGTGGAAGAGAAATAACTAAAAAAGATATTGATATGTTAATATCTTCAAATGGTGAAGAAGATGTATTTGATTTAGTAGAACTTATAGCACAAAGAAAAATTGAAAGAGCCATGGATGTAATGAAAGATATTTTATATAAATCTGATCAACATATGCTTATAATAAGTAATATTCAAAGACATTTTGTTAAACTGTATGATATTAAAAGTGGTTTAAGACAAGGTAAACGAGTAAGTGATTTTATAAAAGAATTAAGATTACCACAGTTTGTTTGTGAAAAATTAATAGGGCAAAGTAATAAATTTACAGAAAAGCAATTAAGTGAATTGG
This region includes:
- a CDS encoding ComEC/Rec2 family competence protein, which translates into the protein MTLKKIEEVVNPIVYIFITLILSSIFYGLFDSFKKLTIFIVCFFFICILYYCGIKFTFIISFFFIMGIVINYSYYNTSYASQHNIRIIKNNSYETVGSYNGKKVILKNFKKEINVGDKFNVNGKFKDNSIKEKGIVGTLFITKVNKQNNDIISNLYYLKNKVYKMLEENVGKRKAGLISSIAFGYSDYLDYDDKDNMKNFGIIHAISVSGLHVAIVYSVLKRFLGVKLGLLFSIVYVLFTGGNYSSIRAFLMLSTLELSHLVKRNNNSLSALSVSGIILLLIRPYAVFEVSFQLSYLATLGIILYNKKFNYRFYKLPSILRNTLSISLSAQIFTFPYLVLVFKDVSINFVLGNLFLLPLINLMVICGNTLPITCFIPSLFDFCSYINLIILRWFDWTIDKIEYYSLPIINCNEYIAIFYMSILISLYFIKNNQKKFIYFPILFILVIGIKLYSPMPEIQYYNEGAFLITYKGDRVLLVEKNNIDIKRLKNITLTNKVYRDNCIINIGNKAKIRKYKNSYVLKVNNKNYMLKTNNKKVNFKDYVIINFSDNNINKVILFKDKVLF
- the holA gene encoding DNA polymerase III subunit delta → MINYEVFEREIEKGTIRNSYIFCGLDEEIIKDSINSILNKTISNDKDNLNLIKIDGMKTNFDDIMNACETFPLMSEKKVVIVYRANFLKDKSDEASNKLYKKILEYASDMPPYTILIMYYLFNDKREKPNKNKKLNSLDKLINVVYCDKLRRDTYIKKINDIFKLKKKNIGRIELMYFAEKVQNNFDIIKREVDKLISYTSGREITKKDIDMLISSNGEEDVFDLVELIAQRKIERAMDVMKDILYKSDQHMLIISNIQRHFVKLYDIKSGLRQGKRVSDFIKELRLPQFVCEKLIGQSNKFTEKQLSELVKLCVNTENNLKSSGVDKTMEMELLLVNTLTVKR